One window of Methylococcus sp. EFPC2 genomic DNA carries:
- a CDS encoding TIGR03118 family protein, giving the protein MTVSSSTRSLPGRLLVSACFAQLLTYTLPVSAEIRFDVRTLISDDGSSGIADGNLVNGWGVSYGPTGPFWVSANGTGTSTVYTVNPITDATTINSLVVTIPGTGAVTGQVFNGGSGFNGDRFLFVSEDGTISGWRGALGTQAEILENNPSAIFKGGALGTIGSNSYLYAADFNSGSIHVKGSSGAPSLEGSFTDPNLPSGYAPFNIQQLAGQLYVAYAKQLSGSADEDAQPGFGYVDSYDLNGNFLARIASGGSLNAPWGLALAPSSWGELGGKLLVGNFGDGTINVYDQTTSTFLGQLLGADGKALSIPGLWGITPGNGGNAGSPDRLYFAAGPDDETRGQFGVIQPVPLPPALSLLMSALTGLYLAVRRKSIK; this is encoded by the coding sequence ATGACTGTTTCTTCATCGACTCGTTCTCTACCCGGCAGGCTGCTCGTTTCGGCATGCTTTGCCCAATTGTTGACCTATACGCTCCCGGTATCCGCTGAAATTCGATTCGATGTTCGAACGCTGATCAGCGACGACGGCAGCTCGGGTATCGCGGATGGTAATCTGGTCAACGGCTGGGGAGTCTCGTATGGGCCGACGGGGCCGTTTTGGGTTTCGGCCAATGGGACGGGCACATCGACCGTCTATACCGTCAATCCCATAACGGACGCCACGACCATAAACTCCCTGGTGGTGACCATTCCCGGCACCGGAGCGGTGACCGGACAGGTGTTTAACGGAGGCAGCGGCTTCAACGGCGATCGTTTCCTCTTCGTCAGCGAGGACGGAACCATTTCTGGCTGGCGGGGCGCCTTGGGAACTCAGGCCGAGATTTTGGAAAACAACCCCAGTGCGATCTTTAAGGGCGGCGCGCTGGGCACGATCGGTTCCAACTCTTACCTCTATGCGGCCGACTTTAATAGCGGCAGTATCCACGTCAAAGGTAGTTCCGGGGCACCCAGTCTCGAGGGATCATTTACTGACCCCAACCTGCCCTCAGGGTATGCGCCATTCAACATCCAACAGTTGGCCGGTCAGCTCTATGTTGCCTACGCCAAGCAGCTCTCCGGTAGTGCGGATGAAGACGCTCAACCAGGTTTTGGCTACGTGGATAGCTATGACCTCAACGGCAACTTCCTTGCCCGTATCGCTTCCGGTGGCAGTTTGAACGCGCCCTGGGGCTTGGCACTCGCACCATCCTCCTGGGGCGAATTGGGCGGTAAGCTGCTGGTGGGAAATTTCGGCGACGGAACCATCAACGTCTACGACCAGACCACAAGCACCTTCCTCGGTCAACTGCTCGGCGCGGACGGGAAGGCATTGAGCATCCCGGGACTGTGGGGGATAACCCCGGGTAACGGTGGGAATGCAGGCAGTCCGGATCGCCTGTATTTTGCCGCGGGTCCCGACGATGAAACCCGTGGTCAATTCGGCGTAATCCAACCGGTACCCCTGCCTCCCGCGTTGTCTTTGCTGATGTCCGCTCTGACGGGGCTGTACCTCGCCGTACGAAGGAAATCCATTAAGTGA
- a CDS encoding caspase family protein, whose product MHTAFIKKLSVDRIHRRVVSVSDDKTARVWDLQTGRLIATLRIPISAAGHEGQLYAGAVSPDGKRAAVAGYTGLAGENDTTVYFFDLEYARRAYTLRLNDAATTIDNLAYSDDGRFLAVCLSREGRAFLMVFETRNFRRIALDAAYQDHILGIDFSPDGRLVTTSVDGYARLYDARFKRIKVRKIGNEPFHAYFSPDGSEVAIGFNDAPRVAILSGVDLSDRHAVDVTGLDKQKNLIAVAWSDDGHYLHAGGESTGEGSTAIYRWDNRGRGRRERYDAGPYRISDLHALPDGGVVYSTGAPSIGVLNASGDKRWHRERDTADFMSAALDFRVSPDGSRVQFPYGNGDKQFGLFSSSDGLQVARNSELALLPPLLASPGMTVSGVHDGAAPKLNGQPLPMDKHESPLSYALAADPHRVLLGTTWALRLYDRVGRQIWAVPLSQMALAVNVSANGRWAVGALSDGSIRWFRMADGLEALALFPHRNGRDWVLWTPKGFYLSSPTGDQYIGWHLNRGKDKTPDFYKAVQLERLLFRPEIVQNYVASMHAGAAAPSVPPGDVFDINRLAETAPPRIDILSITPAPETPGRTPSATLRFAIQEGGIPIRDYNVFVNGIPVIPTRDRILKNGEEHALVKEAPLELYAGDNLIRVESSNGQSLGIAERYLADSGEPPATVPPPGDLYVLAVGVNTFPELGPRWQLHYAASDADDFAKTFRNLGGAYFKRIFTKTLSDNQSDKPTGASIVSALNFLQQAQGRDTVILYLSSHGISDPQQNYYLVPRDAIPEHVEQVENGQSFEHTSLIAWETFFEALRNAAGKRLLVVDSCKARNIGGRFDAQWVKKRSASAGFALLVSSKGSENSLEDARLGHGLFTYALLDGLQSACDGRCEGDITLRQLYEYASSVVQHLRSKEADQQTPQLEAPAQLDNMPLLKHTHPTWVSRLQRAWRHSLNFLPSWNGNGYFREAP is encoded by the coding sequence ATGCATACCGCGTTCATCAAGAAGCTCAGTGTGGACCGCATACACCGGCGGGTGGTCAGCGTTTCGGACGACAAGACCGCGCGGGTTTGGGACCTGCAAACGGGACGTTTAATCGCCACGTTGCGAATTCCGATCAGCGCGGCGGGCCACGAAGGGCAACTCTACGCCGGGGCGGTGTCGCCGGACGGCAAACGCGCTGCGGTGGCGGGTTATACCGGCTTGGCGGGAGAAAACGATACGACGGTCTATTTTTTCGATCTGGAATACGCTCGCCGGGCCTACACGCTCCGGCTGAATGACGCCGCCACGACCATCGACAATCTGGCCTATTCCGACGATGGGCGTTTTCTCGCGGTGTGTTTGTCGAGGGAAGGCCGCGCCTTTTTGATGGTTTTCGAAACACGAAACTTCCGGCGCATAGCCCTGGACGCCGCTTACCAGGATCACATTTTGGGCATCGATTTCAGCCCGGACGGGCGTCTGGTCACGACCTCGGTCGACGGTTATGCGCGCTTGTACGACGCCCGCTTCAAGCGCATCAAAGTCCGGAAAATCGGCAACGAACCGTTTCACGCCTATTTTTCGCCGGACGGGAGCGAGGTCGCCATCGGCTTCAACGACGCCCCTCGAGTGGCCATCCTCTCCGGGGTGGATTTGTCGGATCGCCATGCGGTGGACGTGACCGGCTTGGATAAGCAGAAGAATCTCATCGCGGTCGCCTGGTCGGATGACGGCCACTATCTCCATGCCGGCGGGGAATCCACCGGCGAAGGGAGTACGGCCATTTATCGGTGGGACAACCGGGGGCGAGGCCGCCGCGAACGATACGATGCCGGCCCCTACCGCATTTCCGATCTGCATGCGCTGCCAGACGGCGGCGTCGTTTATTCCACGGGAGCCCCGAGCATCGGGGTACTGAATGCCTCGGGAGACAAACGCTGGCATCGCGAACGCGATACGGCGGACTTCATGAGCGCGGCGCTGGATTTTCGGGTTTCGCCGGACGGATCGAGGGTGCAATTTCCCTACGGCAACGGCGATAAGCAATTTGGGCTGTTTTCGAGTTCGGATGGACTGCAAGTCGCCCGGAACTCGGAACTCGCGCTATTGCCACCGCTGCTGGCGAGTCCAGGAATGACCGTTTCCGGTGTCCATGACGGCGCGGCTCCAAAGCTGAATGGCCAGCCCCTGCCGATGGATAAGCACGAGTCCCCACTGAGCTATGCCCTGGCAGCCGACCCGCACCGTGTGTTGCTCGGCACCACCTGGGCGCTGCGGTTATACGACCGGGTAGGCCGGCAAATATGGGCCGTACCGCTGTCCCAGATGGCTTTGGCAGTCAATGTGTCCGCCAACGGCAGATGGGCCGTCGGCGCCTTATCGGACGGCAGCATACGGTGGTTCCGCATGGCGGATGGCTTAGAGGCTCTCGCGCTGTTCCCGCACCGCAACGGGCGGGACTGGGTGCTCTGGACACCTAAGGGCTTTTACCTCTCCTCCCCCACCGGAGACCAGTACATCGGCTGGCATCTGAACCGAGGGAAGGACAAGACCCCCGACTTCTACAAGGCCGTGCAGTTGGAGCGCTTGTTGTTCCGCCCGGAGATCGTGCAGAACTACGTCGCGAGCATGCACGCCGGCGCCGCGGCACCCTCCGTGCCTCCGGGCGATGTATTCGACATCAATCGGCTTGCCGAAACTGCGCCGCCCAGAATCGACATACTCTCAATAACGCCCGCTCCGGAAACACCGGGGCGAACACCATCCGCAACATTGCGGTTTGCGATTCAAGAGGGCGGAATTCCGATACGGGATTACAACGTTTTTGTAAACGGGATACCGGTGATTCCCACCCGTGATCGGATACTGAAAAACGGAGAAGAACACGCCCTGGTCAAGGAAGCGCCGCTTGAGTTATATGCCGGGGACAACCTCATCCGGGTGGAGTCGTCCAATGGTCAGTCGCTGGGCATCGCCGAGCGGTATTTGGCCGATTCCGGCGAGCCGCCGGCTACGGTTCCTCCGCCAGGCGATCTCTATGTGCTGGCCGTAGGTGTCAACACGTTTCCGGAGCTTGGACCCCGATGGCAATTACATTACGCCGCAAGCGATGCCGACGATTTCGCAAAGACATTCCGAAACCTCGGAGGCGCTTATTTCAAGCGTATTTTCACCAAGACTTTATCGGATAACCAGAGCGATAAACCCACCGGAGCCAGCATCGTGTCGGCCTTGAACTTCTTACAGCAGGCTCAGGGGCGGGATACCGTAATTCTCTACCTTTCATCCCATGGGATCAGCGATCCCCAACAGAATTACTATCTGGTGCCCAGAGACGCAATACCCGAACATGTCGAGCAAGTCGAAAATGGCCAGTCTTTTGAACACACGAGCCTCATCGCCTGGGAGACCTTTTTCGAAGCCTTGCGCAATGCGGCCGGCAAACGGCTTTTGGTTGTGGATTCCTGCAAGGCGAGAAACATCGGGGGCAGATTCGATGCACAGTGGGTGAAGAAAAGATCGGCGTCTGCGGGGTTCGCATTGCTGGTGTCTTCAAAAGGAAGCGAAAACTCCCTTGAGGATGCTCGCTTGGGGCACGGACTTTTTACCTACGCCCTGTTGGACGGACTGCAGAGCGCCTGCGATGGCAGATGCGAGGGGGACATCACACTCCGCCAATTATACGAATATGCCAGTTCTGTGGTGCAGCATTTGCGAAGCAAAGAGGCCGATCAACAAACTCCTCAACTCGAAGCGCCTGCGCAACTGGATAATATGCCGCTGCTTAAGCATACTCACCCTACCTGGGTATCCCGTTTACAAAGAGCGTGGCGACACTCGCTGAATTTCTTACCCTCCTGGAACGGTAATGGCTATTTTCGTGAAGCTCCTTAA
- a CDS encoding S8 family serine peptidase: MTTLMRALLLALMIPWSGCALQTEYPALDEPSVHGEDRRILVTFVDHSIGRVVPGGTQDRYLPRGPYASSSWSSRLAGELAERYRLRLVAEWPVTVLGVACVVYEVPAGQNVDEALQTLAKDQQVESVQAMQTFHVMGGIASSAANHDDPYYRLQKDMQAMNVEAAHRFATGRGVRVAVIDSGVDTHHPDLRRQIAVAENLAILKSGEETRDVHGTAVAGVIAAQAGNGLGIMGVAPEVELYALRACWPESPGAAAALCNSFTLALAVNEAIRLGAQIINFSLSGPDDPLVARLIRAAIEKGILIVASDSGGNAVSGFPASVDGVIAVRSQSPEPMRGGFRGGGLSAPGSEILTTLPHATYDFMSGNSFAAPHITGLLALMHELKPDLTATEALAVLRQRVPRRAVPNGVPYAARPHLRDGYCLRRPSRPPSTRSSDLRAVASASLRDDSTACSGCLAGHLRTQ; the protein is encoded by the coding sequence GTGACAACACTGATGCGCGCGCTGCTGCTGGCTCTGATGATCCCGTGGAGCGGATGTGCCTTGCAAACCGAATATCCGGCCTTGGACGAACCTTCAGTCCACGGTGAGGATAGACGCATACTGGTCACGTTCGTCGACCACAGCATCGGGCGGGTGGTGCCGGGCGGCACTCAGGACCGCTACCTGCCGCGCGGACCCTATGCGAGTTCAAGCTGGAGTTCCCGGCTTGCCGGAGAGTTGGCGGAACGCTATCGGTTGCGGCTGGTGGCGGAATGGCCGGTCACCGTCCTGGGCGTCGCCTGCGTCGTGTATGAAGTCCCTGCCGGACAAAATGTCGACGAAGCGCTACAGACGCTGGCGAAAGACCAACAGGTCGAGTCGGTGCAAGCCATGCAGACCTTCCACGTGATGGGCGGAATAGCGTCGAGCGCGGCGAACCATGACGACCCATATTACCGCCTGCAAAAGGACATGCAGGCCATGAACGTGGAAGCTGCCCACCGCTTCGCGACCGGCCGGGGCGTCCGCGTGGCGGTGATAGACAGCGGGGTGGACACGCATCATCCCGACCTGCGGCGGCAGATCGCGGTGGCAGAAAACCTGGCGATATTGAAATCCGGCGAGGAAACCCGGGACGTTCACGGTACGGCGGTAGCCGGAGTCATCGCCGCCCAGGCAGGGAATGGACTCGGCATCATGGGCGTGGCGCCCGAGGTGGAGCTCTATGCGCTCAGAGCTTGTTGGCCGGAGAGCCCCGGTGCGGCTGCCGCCTTGTGCAACAGTTTCACCTTGGCTCTGGCGGTCAACGAAGCCATCCGCCTCGGTGCCCAGATCATCAATTTCAGCTTGAGCGGTCCCGACGATCCCCTGGTGGCGCGGCTGATCCGGGCAGCGATCGAAAAAGGCATACTCATCGTGGCTTCGGATTCCGGGGGGAATGCGGTCAGTGGCTTTCCCGCCAGTGTGGACGGGGTGATTGCGGTGCGGTCGCAGTCGCCGGAGCCGATGCGAGGTGGATTCCGGGGTGGCGGATTAAGTGCTCCAGGGTCCGAAATCCTCACCACGCTGCCCCATGCGACCTATGACTTCATGTCCGGCAACTCCTTCGCCGCTCCGCATATCACCGGGCTCCTGGCGTTGATGCACGAGCTGAAGCCGGATTTGACGGCTACCGAAGCCTTGGCCGTGTTGCGGCAGCGTGTCCCACGACGTGCTGTGCCTAACGGCGTTCCCTACGCCGCACGGCCGCACTTGCGGGACGGTTATTGCCTTCGGCGCCCCAGCCGTCCCCCGTCGACTCGCTCCAGCGACCTTAGAGCCGTCGCCTCCGCATCGCTCCGAGATGACTCTACGGCCTGTTCGGGATGCCTTGCAGGTCACCTACGGACGCAATAA